A single Thermosynechococcus vestitus BP-1 DNA region contains:
- the moaC gene encoding cyclic pyranopterin monophosphate synthase MoaC — translation MLSHINENQQPQMVDISEKAVSDRRAVAEALIELPPVFQAYVQGGDLFLKKGPVVQTAIIAGTMAVKRTAEVIPFCHPLPITSCRFETDIESQESGLRIRLRCEVKTCDRTGVEMESLHGVAIAALTIYDMAKALSPHIVIREVRLLAKSGGKKTLGQYPLYGLVLTGGQSQRMGQAKALLDYYGEPHAQYLYNLLAQSCEQVFLSAQPNQWQGTPLADLPTLPDILPQIGPIAGILTALRAYPQVNWLVVACDLPYLTTETLAPLLHHYREDVVATCYHHPQEGFPEPLCAIYTPQALPVFEAAYAEGIYCPVKILQRSPCQRIAPPQPTITANINTPEEYHEALHHVRRP, via the coding sequence ATGCTCTCCCACATCAATGAGAATCAACAACCCCAGATGGTTGATATTAGCGAGAAGGCCGTGAGCGATCGCCGAGCGGTGGCAGAAGCTCTCATTGAATTGCCGCCAGTCTTTCAGGCCTATGTGCAAGGGGGGGACCTCTTTCTCAAAAAAGGGCCGGTGGTGCAAACGGCGATTATTGCTGGCACAATGGCGGTGAAACGTACCGCCGAGGTGATTCCCTTTTGTCATCCCTTGCCCATTACCAGTTGTCGCTTTGAAACCGACATTGAGTCCCAAGAGAGTGGCCTACGAATTCGCCTGCGCTGTGAAGTCAAAACCTGCGATCGCACCGGGGTGGAAATGGAAAGCCTGCATGGGGTAGCGATCGCAGCCCTCACGATCTACGACATGGCCAAAGCCCTTAGCCCCCACATTGTGATTCGCGAGGTGCGCCTACTGGCAAAAAGTGGTGGCAAGAAAACCCTCGGCCAATATCCCCTCTACGGCCTTGTACTCACCGGCGGCCAAAGTCAGCGCATGGGTCAGGCCAAAGCCCTGCTAGACTACTACGGTGAACCCCATGCCCAGTATCTCTACAATTTGTTGGCTCAGTCCTGCGAACAGGTCTTTCTCTCCGCACAACCCAACCAATGGCAGGGGACTCCCCTGGCCGATTTGCCAACACTCCCCGATATCCTTCCCCAGATTGGACCCATTGCGGGCATCTTAACCGCCCTGCGAGCCTATCCCCAAGTGAACTGGCTGGTAGTGGCTTGTGATTTACCTTATCTGACCACAGAAACTCTTGCGCCCCTACTGCACCACTACCGCGAAGATGTGGTGGCCACTTGCTATCACCATCCCCAAGAGGGCTTCCCAGAGCCCCTGTGTGCGATTTATACCCCCCAAGCTCTGCCGGTGTTTGAGGCAGCCTATGCAGAGGGGATCTACTGCCCCGTGAAAATTCTCCAGCGATCGCCCTGCCAGCGAATTGCCCCACCTCAGCCGACCATTACTGCCAACATCAACACCCCTGAGGAGTATCATGAAGCTCTACACCATGTCCGACGCCCCTAA
- a CDS encoding LysR family transcriptional regulator yields MRLDQLQSFLAVVETGSFQAAARRCGVTQPTITRQIQALENSLGIQLLHRSNRAKLTVAGDLFFRRAHRICQEWQAASAELKAMGNGQQQELCIAAIHSICRYFLPTLLPRFRQAFPQMQLRLTALGSDRALKVLQDGLVDLAIVMGDRHFLKQPEWVIEPLYTEPVQVLMAAEHPLAVNERLTWEELARFPHVVFKDGYGMRRLVAEEFSRRGLSWQPALELNTPDAFIAVIRESEMVALLPHSALKQACHDPTLAIRDLVTPPPPRQVLAITTRDRLHLPPVTQLLTLIRQQAAHESSLS; encoded by the coding sequence ATGCGACTTGATCAGTTGCAATCTTTTTTGGCTGTTGTTGAGACAGGGAGTTTCCAAGCAGCAGCGCGACGGTGTGGCGTGACACAACCCACAATTACTCGGCAAATCCAAGCCCTAGAAAACAGTTTGGGAATTCAACTGCTCCATCGCTCGAATCGTGCCAAGTTAACTGTGGCCGGGGACTTGTTTTTTCGCCGTGCCCATCGCATTTGTCAGGAGTGGCAGGCCGCTAGTGCTGAACTCAAAGCCATGGGAAATGGCCAGCAGCAAGAACTCTGCATTGCTGCGATTCACTCCATCTGCCGCTACTTTTTGCCTACACTGTTGCCCAGGTTTCGTCAGGCTTTTCCCCAGATGCAGTTGCGGCTGACTGCCCTAGGGAGCGATCGCGCCCTCAAAGTGTTGCAGGATGGCTTAGTCGATCTAGCAATTGTCATGGGCGATCGCCATTTCCTAAAACAGCCGGAATGGGTGATTGAACCGCTGTACACTGAACCGGTGCAAGTGCTGATGGCCGCTGAACATCCCCTCGCTGTTAATGAGAGGTTGACATGGGAAGAACTAGCTCGCTTTCCCCATGTGGTGTTTAAGGATGGCTATGGCATGCGCCGCTTGGTAGCTGAAGAATTTAGCCGTCGAGGCTTATCTTGGCAACCTGCTCTTGAACTCAACACCCCAGATGCCTTTATCGCCGTCATTCGCGAAAGTGAAATGGTGGCCTTACTGCCCCACTCAGCACTGAAACAGGCCTGCCACGATCCTACCCTAGCGATCCGCGATCTGGTGACGCCACCGCCCCCGCGTCAAGTATTGGCCATTACCACCCGCGATCGCCTCCACTTACCACCCGTTACCCAATTGCTCACGTTGATCCGCCAGCAGGCCGCCCATGAGTCCTCTCTT
- a CDS encoding MoaD/ThiS family protein, with product MSDAPKTPKTIYLRYFAQLREQSEREQEERVTTAQTYGELYQELKIQYGFTLDLAQIKVAANDRFVALDQPLRAGDEVVFIPPVAGG from the coding sequence ATGTCCGACGCCCCTAAAACACCTAAAACAATTTACTTGCGCTACTTTGCCCAGCTGCGGGAGCAAAGTGAACGGGAACAGGAGGAGCGGGTCACCACTGCCCAAACTTATGGTGAGCTATACCAAGAACTCAAGATCCAGTACGGGTTTACCCTTGATCTGGCTCAGATTAAGGTTGCGGCTAATGATAGGTTTGTGGCCCTGGATCAACCCCTACGAGCTGGAGATGAGGTCGTCTTTATTCCCCCTGTTGCTGGGGGTTAA
- a CDS encoding molybdenum cofactor biosynthesis protein MoaE has protein sequence MLIKQFSLTHTPLEPAQLCQPLASFSAGAFVSFEGWVRNHNHGKIVTALEYEVYPALALKEGEQIVAEAIEKFDLLGAIASHRYGRLTLGEIAVWVGVTAPHRKQAFAGAAYIIDEIKHRLPIWKKEYYLDEPASWVYCREHHCDSPF, from the coding sequence ATGCTGATTAAACAGTTTTCTCTCACTCATACTCCCCTAGAGCCAGCCCAGTTGTGCCAGCCCCTTGCCAGCTTCAGTGCCGGCGCCTTTGTTAGCTTTGAGGGCTGGGTACGCAATCATAATCACGGCAAGATCGTCACTGCCCTAGAATATGAGGTCTATCCCGCCTTGGCTCTCAAAGAAGGGGAGCAGATTGTGGCAGAAGCCATTGAGAAATTTGACTTGCTGGGGGCGATCGCCAGCCATCGCTATGGAAGACTCACTCTTGGCGAGATTGCTGTCTGGGTAGGGGTAACGGCACCTCATCGCAAACAAGCCTTTGCTGGTGCGGCCTACATCATTGATGAAATCAAACACCGCCTGCCCATTTGGAAAAAGGAATACTACCTAGATGAACCAGCCAGCTGGGTGTATTGCCGTGAGCACCACTGTGACAGTCCGTTTTAG